The Aminivibrio sp. region AGTCCAGCCCAGACGGAGGCGAGACGGCCATCCTGGCAGTCACGTACTTGACGAGGGGAAGGTACCTTTTGACTATATTTTCCCGGGCACGGGAGCTCCCCGTTTTGAGGTATTCTTCCCAAAGTTCGGCATCCGGGGCTTTCAGGACCACAAAAGCACCCCCTACCGTCCGAAGAAGAAAAAGAAGAGTACGGCAAGCAGCAGGAAGAGCACCGTTGCGGCAAACACTTTCCCCACAGCAAAGGGAGCGTTCTTTCCCAGGATCTTCGCCGCCGCCTTGTCGCCCGTTTTGAGCTTCAGGTCCGTTCCCGCACTCAGCACCCCCTCGATGCCCTCGCTGATGTGAAGCTTCACGAGAAGCCGGCTGCTCGGCAGCCTTTCCACCGAGAGGACGGGAAAGGCGGGACGTTCACCGGAACGCTCGAATACTTTGGAAATTATGGCGGACATGCCGCCCGTCTTTTCGAGCTCCACCTCGACGACGTCGCCTCTTTTGAGGTCGGAAACCGCCTTGCCGTGAACGGGGTCAAGGACGGGCCTGCAGGGCACCTGGACCGTACCGAGAGATCCCAGGACGGAAGGATCGTTCTCGTCTTCCCGGACCGGGGCTTCCTTCGGCTTTTCGTCCACGGTAATCCCGCCGGCTTCGAGCCGTGCCTTGTTGAAGATTTCCGTCTCGAGGTTATAGACGAGATCGTAATGGACGATTTCAGAGAAGGCTTCGCCGAGAGCGGAGAGTATTTCTTCCTTCGCGCTTTCGGACTGAAAGAGTTTGTTGACCGCGGTGGGAGTAAAGACTGCCTTCGCAGCCTTGAGCATGCGGGTATAGAGGGTCCGTTCCGGAGTGCCGCCTATGGTGGAAATGGCCGTTCTGACCGACTCCCAGCCGGCGCCGATGTCGAAGGTTTCCGGAAGGCTTTTTCCGCTGACCCAGAAACTTTCGTCCAGGATCTCGCCGGTGTTTCCCCTGGCCACAAAGCACAGGGCGCCGCCGAGCTCCCCCCTCTTCCGGGCATCGAACCGCACCTTGACGGCGATATACTCCGGCGTCAGCGTCCTGACCAGGGCCAGTATCTTCGACGGATCCCCAGAGGTGCTCCGGAGGATGACTTCAAGGGCCTCCCGGGAGCAGGAGAAGATGGAACACAACTCGTCCGCAGTCTCCTTCGGCAGGGCATCCAGCAGCGACGGGAGAGGAGTCTCTTGGGGAGTCTCCGGTCCACCGGCACCACGCCCTCCGCCGTCAGGCGCCGCGGCGGAAGAGAGATCGGTTTCGTCTCGCAGGTCTTCCCGAACTTCATTCCGTTCCTGTTCCATGGTTCCTCCTGTCAGCACGAAGTTTTAGATTTCCGCCGTTCCCTTTCCCAGTACCTTTACCGTGAGCATCCATGTTTTCGTGGAAAATTCCACGGTCCTTCCCTTGTTCCCTCCCGTGTCCATGGCGGCAATGGGAATTCCGTGCTGTTTGAGCAGCGCCTCCGTCTCTTTGGCATTCCTGCTGCCCACGGCGAGAAAATCGGTCTGGGCGCCGGGAAGGGTGAACATCTGGGATCCGCCGGCCATCTTGGCCTTCAGGCGGGACCGGACGGCTCCCTTGCGGCAGACCTCGGCGATCAGGGCGGGAACGGCCGTATCGGCAAATTTTCCCGGCTTTTCGAGTGCCTTCAGGCCGGCGCCGCGGCTGTCGGGAAGCATGATATGGACCATGCCCGCCACTTTCGCGGTCTGGTCGAAGAGCACAAGCCCGATACACGAACCCAGCCCGAGCGTCACAAGGGACTCGGGAGCTGATACGACCACCATATCGGCCATCCCGACGTGATGTACCTTGTCCATTCGTCAAAGCACCTGCAGCTTTCCGAGGAGAATTTCCAGGGACCCGGGATCCGGGAGCATGATCACTTTTCCCGAGATGCCCCCTTCCACATTCTCCACTTTCAGCGCCGTGTCCACGATCAGGGCGTGTTCCCCGGACTGGCCGAATATAGAGGCCACCACGTCGAGTATGGAGCCGAGCATGTCGTGGGCGACGCCGGGAACGGAAATGCTGTGGGTTCCACCGATGAGAACGTTGATGGCGTTCAGGAAGGAGCTGAGGATGATGTTGCCCACTTCCGTCAGCGCACTGTCCCGCATCCCTTCGGGCATGTCGCCGGGCTCCATGCCGCCCGTTTGGTGGCTGATGAGAAGATCGACGAGCTTCCTGCCGTCGTCCTCTTCCTGGATGAAGATGAGGCTGCAGGTGAACTCCCCCTCGGACCGGACGAACACCGCCGACATCATGGTGAGGGGGTCGCCGTAATATTCCGCCAGATCATAGATGGACACCAGTTCC contains the following coding sequences:
- a CDS encoding chemotaxis protein CheC: MDLANFSHLQLDAMREVGNIGAGNAATALSVMLARPVDMDVPRAELVSIYDLAEYYGDPLTMMSAVFVRSEGEFTCSLIFIQEEDDGRKLVDLLISHQTGGMEPGDMPEGMRDSALTEVGNIILSSFLNAINVLIGGTHSISVPGVAHDMLGSILDVVASIFGQSGEHALIVDTALKVENVEGGISGKVIMLPDPGSLEILLGKLQVL
- a CDS encoding chemotaxis protein CheD, yielding MDKVHHVGMADMVVVSAPESLVTLGLGSCIGLVLFDQTAKVAGMVHIMLPDSRGAGLKALEKPGKFADTAVPALIAEVCRKGAVRSRLKAKMAGGSQMFTLPGAQTDFLAVGSRNAKETEALLKQHGIPIAAMDTGGNKGRTVEFSTKTWMLTVKVLGKGTAEI